Proteins from a genomic interval of Anolis sagrei isolate rAnoSag1 chromosome 1, rAnoSag1.mat, whole genome shotgun sequence:
- the LOC132761899 gene encoding lectin-like isoform X3, whose amino-acid sequence MSFLASLCVFFLIFFIHGISSETCLCVRGFCRNGWVQYMNACYKVEKKRNNWNDAEMACQRYGTNAHLASIHSAEENDFIFHLMGKPLDRLEGKAYWIGAHDTFKEGTFVWTDGSRFDFQSFFPTEPNGLPGEHYLGSWYLQHGHITWNDYDITMKFPSVCKYYLANGMHHDSSGPKQA is encoded by the exons GTATATCTTCTGAAACATGCCTTTGTGTCCGTGGCTTTTGTAGGAATGGCTGGGTGCAGTATATGAATGCCTGTTATAAAGTTGAGAAGAAACGAAATAACTGGAATGATGCTGAG ATGGCTTGTCAGAGGTATGGCACAAATGCCCACCTTGCCTCCATCCACAGCGCAGAGGAAAATGACTTCATTTTTCACCTGATGGGCAAGCCACTGGATCGCTTGGAAGGAAAGGCCTACTGGATTGGTGCTCATGACACTTTCAAG GAGGGGACTTTTGTGTGGACAGATGGTTCCAGATTTGATTTCCAATCATTCTTTCCTACTGAGCCTAATGGCCTTCCAGGAGAACACTATCTGGGGTCCTGGTACTTGCAACATG GACACATCACCTGGAATGACTATGATATCACAATGAAATTTCCATCTGTTTGCAAATACTACTTGGCAAATGG TATGCACCATGACTCCTCAGGACCCAAGCAAGCTTGA